In Vigna radiata var. radiata cultivar VC1973A chromosome 3, Vradiata_ver6, whole genome shotgun sequence, the following proteins share a genomic window:
- the LOC106757130 gene encoding probable WRKY transcription factor 69 produces the protein MDTDANASSQPDSEPFSELKSSETQTSKKRKLVEKTVVAVRIGENVGKLKNEGLPSDFWSWRKYGQKPIKGSPYPRGYYKCSTSKGCSAKKQVERCRTDASMLIITYTSTHNHPCPTTTNSPQQPKEYESETTQDLSATSKEENQEHTEEEQRDDKPSDEGRNEEKFLYLQSPIRCSQDIIIEQEDPFKLNTEKNHERIDLLLEEEEPLCYGQVKNMSGSKSEELDFFDELEELPMSSSFLHFTRSIFSDERIPVAPS, from the exons ATGGACACTGATGCTAATGCCTCTTCCCAACCCGACTCAGAACCATTTTCAGAGCTCAAATCATCGGAGACTCAAACATCAAAGAAAAG GAAACTGGTTGAGAAAACAGTCGTGGCGGTGAGGATAGGAGAGAATGTTGGGAAGCTGAAGAATGAAGGGCTACCTTCGGATTTTTGGTCTTGGAGGAAATATGGACAAAAACCAATCAAAGGGTCTCCATATCCAAG GGGCTATTACAAGTGCAGCACATCCAAAGGTTGTTCGGCCAAAAAGCAGGTAGAGAGATGCAGAACAGATGCTTCAATGCTCATCATCACATATACCTCTACGCATAACCATCCATGCCCCACCACCACAAATTCACCCCAACAACCAAAAGAATACGAATCCGAAACGACCCAAGACCTCTCGGCTACCTCAAAGGAGGAAAATCAAGAACACACAGAAGAAGAGCAAAGGGATGATAAGCCGAGCGATGAAGgtagaaatgaagaaaagtttCTTTACCTGCAATCTCCAATACGATGCTCCCAAGACATAATAATAGAACAAGAAGACCCTTTCAAGCTGAACACGGAGAAAAACCATGAAAGAATAGATCTCCTATTGGAGGAGGAAGAGCCCCTTTGTTACGGACAAGTGAAGAACATGTCTGGTTCGAAAAGCGAAGAACTTGATTTTTTCGACGAGCTTGAGGAGTTGCCTATGTCTTCATCTTTCTTGCACTTCACGAGGAGCATTTTTTCCGATGAAAGGATTCCCGTTGCCCCTTCTTGA